The sequence below is a genomic window from Gammaproteobacteria bacterium.
TCACAACGCATCACTGCCCCTATGCCCGGCGCCCTTACCGAAATTTTTGTGACCCAAGGCCAAACTGTCAAAAAAGGCGACCGCTTACTTACAGTGGAGGCCATGAAAATGCAGCATACACTTTATGCGTCTGCTGATGGTAAAGTTAAAGATATATTCTATAAACCTGGGGATTTAATTGAAGAAGGGATGGAGTTAATTTCTTGGGAAGATTGAGAAGAAGGGTCAAGTATTACCCCTTCCTCCTTCTCCCTTAATTACTCGGAGCAACACAACGCTCTGGATGATCCACACAGTGCATTAACCAAGGCGCCAGCGGCACTTCTTTCAAAACCTGATAGGGTACTGCCACTTCTATTGTACCGTAAACTCTTGGTGCGACTTGTGCTTCCTTAAAATGAATCAGGATATCTGCTGCCCGTAAATTCCAGACACTGAAATTTTCTGGGGTTGGCTCTAAGCCTGCTGCAAAAGGCTGAAGCTCGGGAAATTTTTGTTTTAACACAGTCTTTGAATAATCGGCAATGACACTACGATAACCTGAATGGGGTTCAAATAATTCACTCAAGGTTAAGGCTTTCCCGGTACTAAGATCATAGTTTAAAGTTAGCATCGCATGAACAGGGTGTGCCTGTTTTTCCATCATGGATTCAGATGTGAATAATACACTAATGATGTGATGCTCATCTGGCTTGCTCACATAGACTTGATAATTAATAGATAGATTATTGTGTTTAGATGATAAGAGATGCGCATCCTTTTTGAATTGTGCCACTTGTGACGCCATCATCGATTTCACCAATTGATTAAATGTTCCCTCATTTTCGGAAAGGCTGACGCCTTTAATTTGAGGATAGACTAAATCAATCCGCGTACCTTGTGATTTATCTTCCTGATGCGTTATTTCAGGAGCTATGGTCATATTATCATTCAGCTTTAAAGGTTGAGCTGTGCTTATTGCAAAAATCATCTGAGCATATAAAAACACCAAGCCTGCTATAACTATTAGTTTTATTTTTTTCATCATAATTTCCTCTCTGTAAAATAATGAGCAACACCTTGCTGCCAAGGATACACCATAACACCATCTAATTGCTTAGGGTAAGGATCTTTACTGAAACACACAGCTTCACAATCCCCAAAATCTCTAGCAAGCATTCTTAAATTACTGCAATCTGCATTTTGCACATTATTACTGCTTTTAATCTCAATAAAAAGTATTGGTTGACCCGGGCGTTCTACCACCAAATCAATCTCCGCCCCATCTTTAGTCTGCAGATATGAAAACCGATATTCTCGATGAAAATAATTCGCCAACTGTCTAGATTGTAGAATAATGAAATGCTCAAATATTTCACCATACGCGCTGGTTCTTTCTTGCAAAGGTAAAGATAATTGCGAGGTTAATGCTCTTACTACCCCCGGATCAAAAAAATAAAACTTAGGAGCTTTACTAAGACGTTTACGAAAAGAATGTTGGAATGCATTGAGGAAAAATCCAAGTAACGTATCTTCAAGAATTGAAAAATACTTTCCTACCGTTTTAGGAGTCACGCTTACATCCCGCGCAATATTGGAAAAATTAATTATTTTACCATTACTTTGTGCGGAAACTTCTAAAAAATGCCTGAATGCATCTAATTCACGCACAAACTGCGTTGCCCAAATTTCTTCTTTAAGATAGGTATTTGTATAGGCTTCCAAATACAATTGTTTTTTTTCATCGGAATCATAGCTAAGTATTTTAGGTAATAACCCCCAGCGCAATGCATCTTGCAATACAAATTGATCTTTTATTTCTATATAGGTAAAAGGAAATAAATAGTAGACAAAAGCGCGGCCAGCCAAAAGATTAGCTCCACCGTGGCGTAGCTGGCGGGCACTGGAACCTGTTAGTACAAACTTTTTGTCGGTGGTTTCAATCAAATCATGTACCACATCCAAAAGCTTTGGTAATTTCTGGACTTCATCAATAATAATATGCCGAATATGACCAGGAAGCGCTCGAACGATAGCGGCTAATTCATCAGGATTTCTTGCGAAATTTCTCTCTTCTCTAGGACTGAGCAAATTAAGATATAAGGCATCAGAAAACCAGGGTAACTCCTTCACTAAGGTAGTTTTGCCTGTAGCACGTGGGCCAAATAAGAAAAAACTTTCATCTTCGGGTAACTTTAAAAGTCTGTTTATCATAGAATCTAGGCTCTTTGGGCGACTATTTCAGTCATATGATACAAAATTGTACGCCAATTTAGTACTATATAGAAGAAATAGTCGCCCAGTGAGCCTAGGAAAAGGAGGGCGGGTATTCTATAAACCTGGAGATTTTATTGAAGAAGGGATGGAGTTAATTTCTTGGTAAGATTGAACTTAAAAAGTAATTGCACACATTCTAACCAATTCTTTTAGAATCCATACTTTTAGTCACACTTGTTTCATTCTCCTTCGAATCAGCCAAGCCTGGATTGCTTAGTACTCCAAAAAAACCATCTGCAAGCCAATATAAGGCCTTCCTGGCTAAAGGATTTACCTTTTCCCATTCTTTATCAGTATATTCACACATTTGTTTCATCGTTCTTTCTTGAGCGGGTGAAGCTCTCAATAGAAACGCCTGTAAGGGACTTTGTTTCCAGCCTCTAACATTTAAAGGAAAATTCAACACTTCAAGCCATGATTCTGAGGTGTAATCACCCAGATGATATATTATATTCAATGCTTGTATAAGCTTGCTCGAAGCTGCAGCATATAAAGGTGTTTCTCCCTTCCTGCCCCCCAGAGTCAATGGTGTGTTAATTGCTGTGCGCCAGGTTTCTGGGGTATAGCCACCCCGTCGATACATCTCAGCCAATACTCCAACGTTACCCAGATCAGCCGCAATGTGTAACGGTGTTTGCCCTGTATTGGGACCATGGGTCAGAGGCGTGTTAAGCATTGCCCGCCAGGTTTCAGGAGTATAGTTACCCAGCTGGTACATGACATCTAATGTTTGCTGCTGGTTGCCTATAATTGCTGCATATAAGGCTGTTTCTCCTGATTGTTCTCCCTGCGTCAACGGTGTGTTTATTGCTGTGCGCCAAGATTCAGGTGTATAGCTACCCCGTCGATATATCTCAGCCAATACTTCCGCGTGACCTTGATCTGCCACAATGTATAAAGGTGTTTTCCATCTATAAGGACTATAGGGCAGAGGCGTGTTAAGCATCGCTCGCCAGGTTTCAGGAGTATAGTTACCCAGCTGGTACATGACATCTAATGCTTGCTGCTGGTTTTTAATAATTGCTATGTATAAAGGCGTATCTCCTTGCCTATCCCCCACACTTAACGGTGTGTTTATTGCTCTGCGCCAAGTTTCAGGGGTATAGCCACCCCGCTGATACATCTTAGCCAATACTTCCGCATGACCTTGATCTGCCGCTATGTATAGAGGCGTTTGTCCTGTATAGGGAGGAGAAAAGACCACAGCCGCGTTAAGAATTTCTCGCCAAGTTTTAGGTGTATAGCCGCCTCTTCGATAGATTGTGTCTAAAACGAGATGATAGCCTTCAGTAGCTGCAATAAATACAGGCGATACTCTATTCGGCATATCGGCAATAGTCGCAATAGTCATACGCAATCTTTCTGGGGTATAGCATCGCTCGCATATCATTTCCAACATCTCATGCCGACCAAATAAAACGGCGGCAAAGATAGGTGTCTTGCCCAACGGTACCGGCGTTGAAACCGCTATGCGCAAATCATCAGCTGTATACTCGCCCACATCACACATGAGAGATAATAATCGCGTATGACCTTTTGAGACGATGATATATAAAGGTGTTCTCTGATTAAATTCTGTTTCTTCTATAGTGGTGTTAAATAGTTGACGCCATTCAGCTGATGTGATGTCTCCCTCAGGTATTTCTCTTAGCAAAAGAGTATGTAAGATGTTACGCAAAATAGCCTGAACATTAACGTTTAAGATTTCAATCTGATGAGCCAACATATATTCACGAGCTTCTAAATGAATGGGAGCAAACCAATCAGCTCGAACTTGATCTAAAGAAAAACCTGCTACTAACCCCATCGCTTGATGTTTATTTAATTCTCTTAACTCTTCGACTGTCCAACCCTTGGTGATCGCTTCAGCATGTGCAGGGCTTACCCAAGTTGCAAATAAATCCAAAAAGCTAAAACCCGCCTCCAATAAACTTAGTTTCCAAGACTCTAATCCTCTTAGTAATGCTTTAGCCAATAATGAATCAGAGCGAAGAAAAGCTATTATTTGTTCTGGTGCTTCCAATGCCAACAGTTCGTTTATGTCTTCGATACAATCTTTAATGGAGATTCTTCCTGCCAGAATTTCGCCACGTATCTGTAAAAATACCCTGCGCATATTGGTTTTGAGCAACGAAGCTTCTCCTGGCGGATCAGAATGTAATAGCGCCATATGAAAACTTGATAATTTTGAAGCCAGACTCGCTATTAAGGAATCCAGTTCTGCATTTCTTCCGGGATCAAAATCGATGATTTGCGAGGCATAGGGCGAAGGTGCTTTTAGTTCTGCTTCATTGGCTTTACGTAAATAATTTTTGCTGACACTAGCCTGGTGCGCGAGTTCGCTTGGAGAGAAATAGTTAAATATGTTAGAAAGTGGGCCGGCAGGGATTTCATTTATTCTAAAATTTGGTTCAGCTGTTGATTTTGCTTCCTTCATATCAGACGCAGGCTCGAGCTTTTCTTCGGCTAATAATTTTGGGTTTTCCTTCGATTTTTGTTTAGTTGATTCTATTGTTGATATATCAGCAGTTATTACGACCAGGAGGTCATAAATATTCTTTTTTAATCTAATATTCCAAATGCCTGTTGTTCTCCCATACAATTCGCTTAATTGTTTCTTTAATATTGAATAATGAGTCAATATTTCTGCCAATTTCATAGTGGAATCAGTAAAGGATGGGTCAATATCTAAATATAAATTTTTCCAATATTGATATTTATTGAGTAGGAAAGCATATTGTTTGCCTAGAGGAAGCGAATCAAATTTCGTATTTTTTTTATCTTTCTCTTCTAAAATGTTCATTTTTTATATTTCCTACACTTTTAGATACGAACGATGTACTGAATAGTTACAAAAAATCTAGAAAGACTTTTTGCTTCAGAAGTAGAAGTGGTATTAGATTTTTATTTAAAGGAATATGCTAGCAAATGAGCCTTAAAACTGTATTAAGCCTCCCATTTCCCGTTTTTAACGGCTGAAAAGCGTATTTTGGCTTTTTGTTGGTAATTTCAAAAGGTGCACTTAAGAAAACAATAAGATAAATTAGTGTATAATATAAAAAATTTAGTAATTCCTCACCCTGGAGCACTAACCTATGCCAGACCTAAGCCTGGAAGCCACACACCGTTTTTGGCATGACTATGAAGACCCCATTATTTACCGGGTCGTTACCTTCATGGAAGGGGTAGAAGAATGGACGCTGGATGGAAACCCAGAGTTTGAAGCCTCCATGACCCGCTTAGGTGAAGCGCTGGAAGACATTGGCGGCATCGACCTACAACGCGAAGATGATTTTATTAAACTGGCGGCTTACATCAAAGCCAGCCGCAACTTACGACTATTACAGTGCTTGGATACCGCACACCCGGGCGCTGCTTCAAAATTATTAATGCATGCTGAGAACACCAGCACCTCCAGCGACGATGTCGCCGGATTATTCTTACGTCGTAATATCGTATTTGAACGCTTGCGGTTACTGACACGTGTCTTTTCACCTGAAAGATTCGCCATGGTGACCAAGGTTTTGGAGGATAAAGAATGAAATCAGGTATTTTAGGTTTAGTATTGTTATTTACTGTCGTCTCAAGCTTTGCGCAATTAAAATGCGACGCTCCCGAGTATACTGAAAATCCAGTGATGCACGATGCGTGTGTCAACTTGCAAAAAGCCCTAGATGAAAAAATAAAAAACAAAATGGAGAAATTTTCCGAAGGCATCAATAAAGCGAGATCCCGCGTCAACGAAGCAAAACTGAACCAAGCCATCAGCAACGTACAAAGCACACCCCCCCAAGGCACAGCTGGAAATATACCCAACACGGCCGCGCCCGCCAACCCCGCGCCAGTACAACAAATACCACAACAACCAGCACCTGCAGTGAATTACCCAACGCAAACACCCACTGCTCCTGAAGCTGTCACTCCGCCAGCTCCCGCCCCTTCTTCACCGCCGGAGACAGCTCCAAATAAACCACAAAATTCCAAACCCAAAAACATCCCCTATTATTAAACGCAGGTTTTTTTATGAAAAAGCTTAAATTACCGATGATTAACTTAACACGCAAAGGTTTATTACTATCTTGTCTCTGCCTGGCAGCACCCTTATCCGCGCAAGCTGCAACGCTGCAGGATCTGGTGAATGCCATTAATGACTTTCAGGAAGGCGCCCTAGACGTAGTTGAAAACACCATCAAAAACTATCTTGGTCTTTTGTATGAAGAAAACCCCACCTATCCCGCAACAGTTGCAGGCAACACCGCTGTAAATGAAGATGTGAAAACTAAAGTGCAAGACAGCATCAATGAGCAAGCACTACCTCAGATTAAAGAAGCACTGACTCGCCAAAATGAAGACAAACGAAGCATTATCCTGTCTTCTCTGCCTGCCAGTGACAATCAGCCCCAATCCACCAACGCTTCTTCTACGAATAACCCTGCCCCAGTGTCAGGAGGCGCAAACCAGAAAGAAGAAACTAAAGCCCCTGCAGGTGACCTCAACTTTGACGTAGGTTCATTATTATCGAAGCTATCTTACCCAGATGATGATGCTAAGAAAAATGCACAAAACTATATTCAATTTATCACCAGCTTGGCTGACCCCGTTTCCACTGTCAATATGACCACTCTGACTCCAGAACAACGTCGTTTGCTACAGTCTTCAACGGTAGGCCGCTACTATGTGCGCTACGTGCGCTCTGTGGTCGCCGCCCGTTCCATGGCAGTTAATAACTTGCTGAAAATGTATGCCGAACGCTTACCACAAGAAGGTTTAGGCAAACTCGCCGGCATGAAAGAAAAAGATGCAAGTCCCTTGGAAGTCAGAGCCTGGCTCGCTACCCGCCGTACGGATAATAAAGGCGACTGGTACCAACAAATGGCCACCGCTTCTGACTCTACCGTGCAGCGGGAAACATTAAATGTCCTGGCTGAAATTCAACGTCAAAACTATGAAGCACAAATGCAGAATGAACGCATTTTAGCGACGCTTTCGGTAATGGTATTACAGAATATTCAAGCGAATAAGACTGCGGATCAGGCTAAAGAAGCGCAGATTGGGAAATTATTGAAAGAGTAACTTAATTTCTCTGTCCTTGTGCGTAGTTGACTCACCCTTTGAAAAAATATTGTTGCAAAAATATCTATGCCTCGTGGGGCATAGGGGTTAGAGTAAGCACTGTAGCCCCCTCTCCCACAAGGGGAGAGGGGAGAGGGGAGAGGGGAGAGGGGAGAGGGGATACAGTACTAGTTGGAGTCTATTTATGTAACAAGCCCTTTGAAAAAGGGGGATGAACCTCAGCCCTCTTCCAACCAATCAAGATAAGCCTTAACCCCCTCTTCCACCGAACTGAATTTTTCCTGATAACCCGCCTGTCGCAAAGCACTAATATCCGCTTCGGTATAACTTTGATAGTGACTCTGCAGGTGTTCAGGAAATGGAATATATTGAATTTTCCCTTCCCCATGCCATGCCAACACCGCGTTAGCTACGTCATTGAAGGTTTGGCTACGCCCGGTACCAACATTAAAAATACCTGATTTATCTGGATTATCCAAAAACCACAAATTGACCTTGACCACATCGTCTATAAATACAAAATCACGCCGTTGATCCCCTGGACCATAACCGTCTGATCCTTCAAACAGTCGTACTATTCCATCTTTACGCAATTGGTTGTTTAAATGAAAAGCCACGCTGGCCATAGAACCTTTATGCTGCTCCCTTGGACCATAGACATTAAAATAACGCAATCCAACTACCTGACTTCTGATGCCTGGGAGCATAGCCCGCAGGTATTGGTCAAATAGAAATTTTGAATAGCCGTAGACATTGAGCGGTACTTCATACTGAATATCTTCTTTAAACACCTGGCTATTGCCATAGACTGCGGCGCTTGACGCATAAAATAAGGGAATTTTGTTTGAGAGCGCAAAATGCAATACCTTTTTGCTATATTCATAGTTATTTTTTAGCATCCACTGCCCATTCCACTCGGTCGTTGTGGAGCAGGCACCCTCATGAAAAATTGCCTGCACATGCACGGGAAAATGTTTTTCTCCCTGGATATACGGCAGAAAATCATCCTTGTCCATGTAGTCGGCAATAGCACAATCCACAATGTTGGTATATTTATGACCATCCGTCAGATCATCAACCACCAAGATATCCTTATGACCACGTGCATTTAAACCACGCACAATGTTACTACCGATAAAACCCGCACCACCCGTTATGATAATCATTGTTATGCCCTCATTTCTTTATTGTAAGCCTAGAACTAAATCCGCCTATCCTCTGGGCATATGGTGCCAGGTTCCCCCTCCCCTGGGGGGCTAGGGTATGCACACATCTTTCCTTAGTTTGGAAGCTAAGGAAAGATGTGTGCATACCCTAGCCTGGTGGGAAGGAGAGCTAAGACTGTTTCTCTACAATCTCTAGCTAACCTGTGGCGCTGATGGAGCATTAGTGCCAGACTGTGATTCTGAAGCTGGAGCTGAAGGCGCCGCCGTTTTAGCCTCCGGCGAAATAATAACAGTTTGTCCCGGCAATACCCAAGGTCGTGAAGTCTGCTGATTCAATTGACGCAGCAAGGCATTAAAATTAACCACGCTTTGATTGAAAAGTTGGTCAAAAACCTGCTGAAGTTCTGCCTGCCGATTTTGCAGATTCTGCATTAACTGTCCAAGTTGTTTCTCATCCAGCTGTTCATTGCCAGAATATTGAATCACTTGCGAGCTATTTTTATTGGGGGTATTCGTGCTTTGGGTGATGGTCTTAACATAAACTCGATTCTGAGCAGGTAAAGTTTCATTATTAATCCATCCCACCTGGCCATTAGTCGGGTCAGCGACTTTTAGCCAATTGCCTTGGCTGAAAATAGGAATCAACGCGCGACCAGGTGTGATTGCCTCAATCACCTTAGATTTTGCATCCGGCTGTTCATACAGTGAAATATTTGCGGCAGGTGCAGGTGGTGCAACTTCTTTTGATTCTGATTGCGCATACCCAAGCCCCATAAAGGTGGCTAAAAATATCAGTACTGCGCCGATAAATTTCTTCATGGTTTCATTCTCCGAGAGATTGCGTTTAAGTTAGGATGCCGCCACACGCGTACACTACCTATTTTCGCCGCATGACTTAAGAGTACGACCAACTCACCCGCTTTTAATTTTACAGACCAGTCGTCGCACTCCCAAGATCAAGAACTGCTCGGCATCTATTTTTCTTTTTCTGCCTTAACAGTGATTTTACGTGGCTTGACTTTTTCTTTTTTAGGAATAGTCACGTTTAACACACCATGTTTAAACTCCGCCTTAATCCCATCTTCATCGGCCGTATCCGGCAAACTAAAACGACGATAAAATGTCCCTGAAGAACGTTCTATACGAAAATAACCACTTTCCTCAGTTTTAGCCTCAGTTTCTCTATGCCCTTTAATAGTCATAACACCATTTTCCATAGTGACATCCAAATCTTCTGGTTTAACGCCAGGCAAATCCGCCATAATCAGAAAATGGTTAGATTCTTCTTTAATATCTACGGCAGGGATCCATTGACCCGTGGCTATTTTAGAACTATCCCCCCTCATCGAAGGACGATTATCAAACAATTGTGCTAAATCAGTCTGTAATTGATTCAACACATTCCATGGATCATAACGAACAACATTCGGTTGCATAATTTATTCTCCTTTGTGTAGTGATAAAATTGTGAAGTATACGAGTCCTAATATTAGGGTGTTATACTGCTTTTTCAAGCGCTGAGTTCACTCTCTCCCATGTCTGTGACCATACAGAATCTCTTTGTAATGGCAAGTGCATATCTACAATGATTTCAACACTTCAACAGCAATCTTCCCTTGTTCCACGTGGAACAATCTAGATTCGCAAACTTGCTCCAGCTCAACTAACGCCTGCCTATCAACACCTGTAACAAATACTTGCGCATCAATTTCACTCAACACTGAAGCAACCCGATGTCGACTCTCAGTATCCAGCTCAGCCGCCAAATCATCCAACAAATAAATACAACGCTTACCCGTCTGTTGTTTCAACAAAATACCTTGTGCCAAATGCAGCGCATATACCACCAATTTTTGCTGGCCTTGCGAGAGTATATCTTGAGCGGGCAATGTCCTATCCACACGAATTAATAAGTCAGCACGATGCGGACCATACTGGGTATAACCTAATTGCAAATCCCGAGATAAAGATTTCTCCAACACCTCATTTAAACCCAATGATTCATCCCATCCCGATTTATATTGCAACGAAACCGCACTACCTGCAGTTAAAAATTCCTGAATAATCCTAGAAAAAACCATGGTGAGCTCTGCCACATAAGCTTTGCGCTGCTGATGCAAAACTTGCGCAGCCACCTCCAATTCAGCATCCCACAATCGCACCAGCGTATGACTGGCGTGAGATTTAAGCGCCGCATTGCGCTGCTTCAATGCCCGTTGCGCATGTTGCCACGATTTAAGGAAGGTAGGTTCCACGTGGAACAATCCCCAATCAATAAATTGCCGTCGCAGCTTAGAACTGCCCAACAATAAGAAGCGGCTATCTGGATTTAATAATTGGAGAGGTAACAGACGTGTCACTTCGACAATAGAGCGTACATTTTCTTGCGCAATGCGTATGCGGCTATCACCATTGATATGACGCTCCATACCTACCGGCAATAGCTGACTTCCACATTGGATTTGTGAGAATAAAGAAAAATGCGTTGCACCGTGCTGAATAATGCGAGAATGTAAACGACTGCGAAAAGAACGGCCTAATCCTAGAAAGTAAATGGCTTCTATCAGGCTGGTTTTACCACTACCATTGGCGCCATAAAATAAATTAAACCGTTCAGCTGGGTGGAGTTTAACATCAACAAGATTACGTACATTGTTAACCGCAAGCAGCGTCAAACTCATATTTGCAAAGGCATGATTAAAAACAAACTATCTTCATTATTAGCTTCTTCCATAAACATACGGCTGTTGGCATCGAGGAAGGTCAATTTAATCTCGCCGGTGTTAACCGTATTCAGCACATCGAGTAAATAAGTGACATTGAAAGCAATTTCCATATCCTCACCATCATAGTCGACAGTCAACACTTCTTCGGCTTCTTCTTGCTCGGGATTGTTAGCCAGTATATGCAATAAATTACTGCGCAACTGTAAACGCACCGCCCGGACTTTTTCATTGGATAAAATCGCCACTCGCATCAATGCTTCGCGTAGCGCATCGCGATCGACCGCCACAAATTTTCCCGTAGTTTTAGGCAATACCCGTTCATAATCCGGGAAACGACCATCAATCAACTTAGAAGTAAAGGTAAATGCCTCACCGCGGACACGCAGATGATTTTCACCTACTACAGCGACGACCTCAGATGCTTCATTTTTAAGCAAACGCAATAACTCCATCACGCCTTTGCGCGGCATAATGACTTGGGTTTTTTCTTGTCCGGCCAGGGGGGTTGCAATGCTAGTCATAGCAAAACGGTGACCATCGGTAGCAACGGTGCGCATTTTGCCTTCTTTGAGTTCAAACAGCATACCGTTTAGATAATAACGCACATCTTGTTGCGCCATGGCAAAATGCGTGCGTTGCAATAAATTGTTGAAATGTTTTTGCTCAACGCTGAATTCCAGATTAGTCTGTCCTTCTTCAAACGCCGGGAAATTTTCCACCGGCATCGTCGCCAGAATAAAGCGGCTGCGACCCGAGCGCACAATCAATCGTTCCTTGTCCTGGGATAAATCAATTTGGACTTTTTCTGGTAAAGTTCGGCAAATATCTAGTAATTTTCGCCCGGAAATGGTGATCTGCATGGGCTCCTTAACCGGCGCCTCCAAACGTGAGCGCCCAATCAGCTCAATCTCAAGATCAGTGGCGGTAACCGATAGCACATCATCTTCTACCGTCAGCAATACATTAGCCAATATCGGCATAGTTTGGCGGCGTTCAACTACGCCAATAACTAATTGCAAGGGTTCAAGCAATGCTTCGCGTTGAATAGTGAGATTCATAAATCTTAACCTTTTAATGTTAATGTAATTAGCGAATTACGTAGATAACACCCGCAACAAACTCATATAATCCTCTTTCAAACCCACCTCAGAGGCAATTAAATCTTTAATCGTGCGGCAGGCATGTAGCACGGTGGTATGATCGCGTCCATTAAAAGCATTGCCGATTTCAGGCAGACTGTGGTTGGTCAATTCCTTAGCTAGCGCCATCGCCATTTGTCTTGCGCGCGCTAAAAACCGCGTGCGTCGCTTAGACAACAAATCCACGAGCTTGATTTTATAATAATCCGCCACCGTTTTCTGTATATTTTCGATAGAAACTAACTTCGCTTGAACAGCCAGCAAATCTTTCAAAGCTTCACGGGTAAAATCCAGTGTAATCGGCTCACCAGTAAAATGCGAATTCGCAATCACCCGCTTCAACGCACCTTCCAACTCCCTGACATTAGACTGAATCCGCTTAGCAATAAAAAACGCCACTTCATTCGGCAATTCAATGCGCGATTGCTCAGCTTTAGTCATTAAAATAGCCACTCGCGTTTCCAATTCCGGCGGCTCTATTGCCACAGTTAAGCCCCAACCAAACCGCGACTTCAAACGTTCCTCAAGACCACTAATTTCTTTAGGATAACGATCACAAGTCAGTATGATCTGATGCTGCGCATCCAACAAAGAATTAAATGTATGGAAAAATTCTTCCTGAGAACGCTCCTTGCCCGCAAAAAACTGAATATCATCAATCAATAAAGCATCCGCCGAACGGTAATAACGCTTAAAATCATTCATAGCATTACGTTGCAAGGCTTTAACCATATCAGCAACAAAGCGTTCTGAATGTAGATAAAGCACTTTCGCATGAGGTTTTTTGGCTGAAATATAATTTCCTACCGCCTGCATCAAATGCGTTTTCCCCAGTCCCACACCCCCATAAATAAATAGCGGGTTATAGGCAATTCCGGGATGGTCAGCCACTTGCATCGCCGCTGCACGTGCCAATTGATTGGATTTACCTTCAACGAAATTATCAAAATTAAATTGCGGATTGGGTTTGTTCGGCGCACCCTCACCAAAACTTTTGGGAACTGCAGCGATGGCAGCTGCCGGCAAGTCTGTGTGAGTTGCTGGCATCACTGGAACTGGACGTTGATTACTGCCAATCTGCAAGCGTACGGTTAATTGCGCATCAGGACTATATTCATAAATACAACGCGTAATGCGCTCAATGAATTTATCATTGATATAGTCCATAACAAAACGATTAGGCGCCAACAATAGTAATTCACCTTGCGCCATTTCAATTTGCAGCGGACGGATCCAGATATTAAATTCATCTGGCGAAATTTCACTTTCTAAGTGATCCATGCACTTTTGCCAGAGCGCGATTGCTTCCACTAATGTATTCCTC
It includes:
- a CDS encoding DUF3298 domain-containing protein, coding for MMKKIKLIVIAGLVFLYAQMIFAISTAQPLKLNDNMTIAPEITHQEDKSQGTRIDLVYPQIKGVSLSENEGTFNQLVKSMMASQVAQFKKDAHLLSSKHNNLSINYQVYVSKPDEHHIISVLFTSESMMEKQAHPVHAMLTLNYDLSTGKALTLSELFEPHSGYRSVIADYSKTVLKQKFPELQPFAAGLEPTPENFSVWNLRAADILIHFKEAQVAPRVYGTIEVAVPYQVLKEVPLAPWLMHCVDHPERCVAPSN
- a CDS encoding Hsp20/alpha crystallin family protein, whose amino-acid sequence is MQPNVVRYDPWNVLNQLQTDLAQLFDNRPSMRGDSSKIATGQWIPAVDIKEESNHFLIMADLPGVKPEDLDVTMENGVMTIKGHRETEAKTEESGYFRIERSSGTFYRRFSLPDTADEDGIKAEFKHGVLNVTIPKKEKVKPRKITVKAEKEK
- the icmW gene encoding type IVB secretion system protein IcmW codes for the protein MPDLSLEATHRFWHDYEDPIIYRVVTFMEGVEEWTLDGNPEFEASMTRLGEALEDIGGIDLQREDDFIKLAAYIKASRNLRLLQCLDTAHPGAASKLLMHAENTSTSSDDVAGLFLRRNIVFERLRLLTRVFSPERFAMVTKVLEDKE
- the rfaD gene encoding ADP-glyceromanno-heptose 6-epimerase, coding for MIIITGGAGFIGSNIVRGLNARGHKDILVVDDLTDGHKYTNIVDCAIADYMDKDDFLPYIQGEKHFPVHVQAIFHEGACSTTTEWNGQWMLKNNYEYSKKVLHFALSNKIPLFYASSAAVYGNSQVFKEDIQYEVPLNVYGYSKFLFDQYLRAMLPGIRSQVVGLRYFNVYGPREQHKGSMASVAFHLNNQLRKDGIVRLFEGSDGYGPGDQRRDFVFIDDVVKVNLWFLDNPDKSGIFNVGTGRSQTFNDVANAVLAWHGEGKIQYIPFPEHLQSHYQSYTEADISALRQAGYQEKFSSVEEGVKAYLDWLEEG
- a CDS encoding AAA family ATPase; translation: MINRLLKLPEDESFFLFGPRATGKTTLVKELPWFSDALYLNLLSPREERNFARNPDELAAIVRALPGHIRHIIIDEVQKLPKLLDVVHDLIETTDKKFVLTGSSARQLRHGGANLLAGRAFVYYLFPFTYIEIKDQFVLQDALRWGLLPKILSYDSDEKKQLYLEAYTNTYLKEEIWATQFVRELDAFRHFLEVSAQSNGKIINFSNIARDVSVTPKTVGKYFSILEDTLLGFFLNAFQHSFRKRLSKAPKFYFFDPGVVRALTSQLSLPLQERTSAYGEIFEHFIILQSRQLANYFHREYRFSYLQTKDGAEIDLVVERPGQPILFIEIKSSNNVQNADCSNLRMLARDFGDCEAVCFSKDPYPKQLDGVMVYPWQQGVAHYFTERKL
- a CDS encoding SH3 domain-containing protein, with amino-acid sequence MKKFIGAVLIFLATFMGLGYAQSESKEVAPPAPAANISLYEQPDAKSKVIEAITPGRALIPIFSQGNWLKVADPTNGQVGWINNETLPAQNRVYVKTITQSTNTPNKNSSQVIQYSGNEQLDEKQLGQLMQNLQNRQAELQQVFDQLFNQSVVNFNALLRQLNQQTSRPWVLPGQTVIISPEAKTAAPSAPASESQSGTNAPSAPQVS
- the recF gene encoding DNA replication/repair protein RecF, which gives rise to MTLLAVNNVRNLVDVKLHPAERFNLFYGANGSGKTSLIEAIYFLGLGRSFRSRLHSRIIQHGATHFSLFSQIQCGSQLLPVGMERHINGDSRIRIAQENVRSIVEVTRLLPLQLLNPDSRFLLLGSSKLRRQFIDWGLFHVEPTFLKSWQHAQRALKQRNAALKSHASHTLVRLWDAELEVAAQVLHQQRKAYVAELTMVFSRIIQEFLTAGSAVSLQYKSGWDESLGLNEVLEKSLSRDLQLGYTQYGPHRADLLIRVDRTLPAQDILSQGQQKLVVYALHLAQGILLKQQTGKRCIYLLDDLAAELDTESRHRVASVLSEIDAQVFVTGVDRQALVELEQVCESRLFHVEQGKIAVEVLKSL